The nucleotide sequence ACGGAGATGTTTTGTATCAATCGGTGCTTCTCTGCTACCCAAAGGTTCAGCTTTTGAGCCCAAATTTCCTGCATGCCCAGACTTGGTCTCCTGAGGCAGAGCTCAGCTTCTCTTTGGACCCGTTTGATGGTGCTGCGATACAGCCTTTATGCTTTCATGACCCGATGTATGAATCTGTGCTCTGTTGTATACTGTAGGCACAGGAAGACTGCATGCAGGTGCTGGACTCCCTGTCCAGGTGTGTGAAGTGGGCAGAAGGCTTCCTGCTGGTCTACTCCATCACGGACTACAGCAGCTACCAGTCAGTTCAGCCTCTCTATCAGCACATCCGCAAGGTGCACCCCGATGCCAGAACTCCCATCATTATTGTGGGGAACAAAGCAGACCTCCTCCATGCCAGGCAAGTACAAGCAAAAGAGGGACTACAGCTGGCAGATGaactgggcagcctgttcttgGAAATCTCCACCAGTGAGGACTCCCAAGGTGTCTGTGATGTCTTCCAGTATCTTTGCAAGGAGGTCAGCAAACTTCAGCATGCTGGTAGCACGGACAGGAGGCGGTCATCCATCATCCCTCGGCCCAAATCTCCCAACATGCAAGATCTAAAGAGACGTTTCAAACAGGCTTTATCTTCCAAAGTCAAGTAAACCTTCCAATGAGATCCTGTGGGACTcaatagaatttatttttgtaaactagttaataaaaatctttatttttgtaCTA is from Cinclus cinclus chromosome 2, bCinCin1.1, whole genome shotgun sequence and encodes:
- the RASL11A gene encoding ras-like protein family member 11A produces the protein MIVRFLTKRFIGDYEPNTGNLYSRLVHLDGDHVAVQIQDTPGCIQAQEDCMQVLDSLSRCVKWAEGFLLVYSITDYSSYQSVQPLYQHIRKVHPDARTPIIIVGNKADLLHARQVQAKEGLQLADELGSLFLEISTSEDSQGVCDVFQYLCKEVSKLQHAGSTDRRRSSIIPRPKSPNMQDLKRRFKQALSSKVK